The genome window TGACCAGCGAAAGAGCGATCGGCGCAAGGCGCACCCACCCCGCCGGCAGTACCAAGGAGCGGCTCTGGCGCGCCCATTCGGGTCCCTTCAACCAGCGCATTCCTCCGAGCAGCACCGGAATGAAGATGAGAGTGAAGAACCACGAAAAAATCACCCCGATGCTCGCTAGCAGTCCAAAGGCGCGCAGCGCCGGGACGTCTGTCGCCAGGAACGATCCCAAACCGATGACGGTGGTGAGTGTGGTGGCGGTGACCGGAAAAAACACCCGCCGCGCCGCTCGCCAGGCGAGAGAGGATACGGCGGCCCGCGGGTTCAGCTCGCGCAAGCGGAAGAATTCCCCGAAGAGGTGGATTTCGTCGGCGATGCCGAGAGCCGTCACCAGCACCGGCACGAGGGCGGTCATCAACGACAGGTCGAGGTCCAGGCGCTGCAGCACCCCGATGGTGCACACCACCGCCATGCCGACATCGAGCACCGAGACCAGGGCCAGCGACGGCGAGCGGAAAACCAGCCACAGGAGAGCAAACACCACCAGGAAACTCCACGGCAAGATGCGCCGGAGATCGAGCAGAATCTCCTCTCCCAGGGCGTTGAGAACAATCTGACGGCCGACGATTCGCACTCGGTAGGCGCCCGGGCGCCGGACTTCGAGGGCGGCGAAGGCGCGGTCGATATGCGGCTGTAGGGAACGGACACCGGTGCCCGACAGGGCCGAGATCTCAAGGAAGGCCGTGCGCCTCGTATCGTCCGCCGCCAACCGCCGAACCTGTTCCGAACCGGTGAGCGCCGCCGTTACCCACTCGGCTCTCGGCGGGCGCAACACCCAGGGTGCGTCCAGCCGGGATCGGGGATCGAAGCGCGCCCGATAGAGGCGGTCCGTCAGCAGCATTCCGATGTTGTGATTCTCCGTTAGGCGCTCGACGAAGAAGCGGTAATCGGATCGGAAGCGCGGATCGTCGACTCGCCGATGGCGGCTTTCGAGGCCGAGGATGATTCGCTCATAGGTGCCGAAGCGCTGGCGGATCTCCTCATCCACCGCCAGCACCGCGCTGCTCTGCGGCAGAAATTCACGGTCGTCCACCCGAATACGGATTTCGGAGATGCCCAGCGCCAGCCAGACGACCAGAGCGGAACAACCGGCGACGATCGCGAGCGGGCCGAGGCGCGCCGCCCAGCGACGTCCTCTACTAGCCACGGGCTGAGCAGAGGCTGACGGTCGCGGCGCCGAGCGGGCCGGAGCCGAGTTCGCCGGCATCGAGAAGGTCGCCGTCGCCATCGTCATCGTCCACCAGATCGGTGGCGACGATCGACCCGCGCCTCACCTCGACCTCTTCGCCGAGGCGCGGTGAATCCGCCGCGAAGTCTCCCAACGGATCCCTCTCCAAAGCGCCCGCCAGCAGGGCCAGGTCGCGACGCGACAGGGGTCGCCGTACCCAATGATGGAGCGAGAAGCGGATGAACAGCTCGCACTCTTCCGATGTACCATTCCCTTCGAGAGCGGGCCACAACACCGACCGGCTGCGGAGCCGCTCCGAAAGGTCACCTCGGTAGAGAAGGGGGTTCTCCTCGGGCCATGAGGGGACCGCCGCGGGTAACAACTGTTCGCCGGCCCGCCAGGCGTTTAGCTGTCGAATCGGCTCCGGCGGTGTGAGGCGAAAGGCCTGCCAGAGGATCGCTCCCAAGGCGAGAGCG of Acidobacteriota bacterium contains these proteins:
- a CDS encoding MMPL family transporter — its product is MASRGRRWAARLGPLAIVAGCSALVVWLALGISEIRIRVDDREFLPQSSAVLAVDEEIRQRFGTYERIILGLESRHRRVDDPRFRSDYRFFVERLTENHNIGMLLTDRLYRARFDPRSRLDAPWVLRPPRAEWVTAALTGSEQVRRLAADDTRRTAFLEISALSGTGVRSLQPHIDRAFAALEVRRPGAYRVRIVGRQIVLNALGEEILLDLRRILPWSFLVVFALLWLVFRSPSLALVSVLDVGMAVVCTIGVLQRLDLDLSLMTALVPVLVTALGIADEIHLFGEFFRLRELNPRAAVSSLAWRAARRVFFPVTATTLTTVIGLGSFLATDVPALRAFGLLASIGVIFSWFFTLIFIPVLLGGMRWLKGPEWARQSRSLVLPAGWVRLAPIALSLVILPGILRLRIDDGWTRNFDPEHPVVRQVNWFQEESVGLYRYDLLLERLDGRPWTEPELLLQLARFGDRAASTPRVPFVYSLADLVQDRAWELESGLETAARIEDTFPRPPVPAGREEIRRLLTTYRLFNEEIFVRLFIDRPETTARLMLSVTGDDYEVAGDARRALERLVEEEFGESVAAAFGGSAERGRVLIETVVETQGRSVAASLLLAWIALGVSSGRWWQSLRCLLAVLWALALVLGLAGWVGLELGVASSCFLALGMGVGLDYTIHLAFGYGSSGALGRRVMTNVAVVGIGLSVLLFSSNPTVAKLGLLVVLSMVASGYSAFVFFGRERSREATPAR